The genomic DNA cttgttctgacggcacccattcactgcagaggatccattggtttGCAAGTGATGCTAcatttcaccaaatctgttcccatgaataaacaaacatacatattGGACATCCTGATGGTGAGTAAATTCaaagcaaattattattttatggtgAACTATTCATGTAATTACATATATACAATTATGATAAATATTTATGATAACCCCTAACACTAACTTGGACATGGATTTTAAGCCTGGATTTTCTTCATTAGAAAAGTATTCGCACACCTCGTCAGCGAGCTGCTTGATATCTGATATGTCTGGAGCACAAATGATGTTACTTACAAAAATTGAAAACATAGGGTCAGGGGTTTGATCATGTTTCACATGTAAGGCATGCATGTATGTTTATGTCTAGTGGAGATGAGATATGGAAATCTTTGTATGATTGCTAACAGGGTGTTTATGTGATGTACAATAATGTCCAGTTCTATATCCAGAGCTGAATATATGGCCCCATCTGGATTCATCATCATCTGTTGTCAATAACACCGGCGATAAGTCTTTCACACCATCTCATAACAGACCTCATACAGCCAGCCATCTggatgtgtatgtgagtgtgctTGTGTGCATTATGTCCATGGTTGCTTGTATTAACAATCATAAATTTGTCAGGGAAACATTGATAAACTATATTGGTGGCATTGAAATACTTCAGTCATTAATTTTAATTGCTGTCATTGTGGCCAAGCggtttaaataaatgttctttatatCCTATCAAGTTTCCTTCTGTAATTATATAACTCATACTTATACTgtatatgatttatgattttcTCTTGGTAGATGATCAAACAAGTGGAAATTGTTGTAAACTTAAATTGAAGAAAGAGTTGGGGCCATAAAATAATAGAGACTAGGGATATTTTTACAAAGCtacttggtgtgtgtgtgagtgtatatatatatatatatatatatatatatatatatatatatatatatctgtgtgtgtgtgtgtgtgtgagagagagaaattgtaaaaaaaagttcataaaatatatatgaaaatcagataaaattaataatttatatatactcattttaattagatatttaaaactgtaaaaataatttataatacaacttattacaatttattatattcagtcattcattttatattttttaaagaatataacatttgtagaaaataatttgaaatggtaaaactattatctgtgtgtgtgtgtgtgtgcatctttaCTGTCATTCGTATACAGTTAGGTTGAGTTGATTTGATTGCACTGTGAATTGAACCCATGCTTTTTCATATAGGTATTTTTCATCTGATAAGTTTCATCTGACCAGCTACTTTTTGGCAGGAAGGTCCAAATATGCCCATCATGTCACCTCATCCTCAATGGCGATGATTCTCATTTTATGTAATGCCATGTGACAGCTTCCAGTGAAGCTATGTAGCACAAGTCTTCATTCTGCACTAAAGGGGATGCTCCCTGTGCATGGACTACCAGTCCACAGGCCCAGGGCCAGCACAAAGCCACGCTTCATCCCTGAGCTCTGCCACACATGAGTGCTTAAAGAAAGCTGCCCTCCAGGAATCCATAGCCCTGTGGAGGCTGCAGATTAGGCCGTGCGTATGTGTGCTTCGAAAGAGCTCACGTTACACACTGAAACCCTTGCCACCCAGGAACCGTTACCATATGAAAGCAGACTGTTTTGAAAGGAGAGCACCGCCTGGCTCGGCTCTTTGTGTCAGCGCGATAACATCGGCTATGCCAGACGGAATGTGTTAAATTGTCTCTATAACAGCTAATGAGTTTGAGGTCAGTGGCTGAGGATTTCTTAGACCACCTCCGCAAGCCACACAGAAAGGCTGCGATCCAAAGCTATTTACTGGAGGTTTGTGTATGTTGTGGCAGTCGGATGGTTTGGGTGTGGGTTGTATGTTGATGTGTGTCACATTTGGATTTTGCTCTGTCTTGTTTGTCTGCGCGTGTCACGCTCGAGCAGTCATTTGACAGTGATTACTAGATCACTAATGGAAGATGCTATTTATCCGCTGAAACATAGTCTGAAATGTGCATTTTTCTCCCAGCAATTCACCAATGGAAGGAATGTATTTGGGCGGATGAGGTGTTTCTCCCTGTAGGAAAGAAACAGGAGATCTTTTTAATATGACAAATGTTTTTCCTTGACGGCAGCGAGATGTCAATTTTAGATGTTTGTCTTCAGAAAAAAAGGCCTAATCTAACATATCTCCCCTCCTGGGTCTGgtgaatatttttttgtaaatctgtCTGAATGAATTGATTCAATAGAGTCCAACGCTGCATGAGTGATACGCATGCGGTAAATGGTAATTATATGAAATTACAGCTTGCTTCATGCTTTTCTGTACCTCTTTGCAGAGGAGCTGGAAGCAGAAGATGCCACGCTGGTCGATACATGTACCATGAGGAGCACAGGAGAGCTACGCTAAAGACAGACGGGAGAAAACAGTTCGCCTGGAGCCAGTTCGCATTTCACAGGTAAACATACTCTTTTTCCTCTTTAGCACAAGATTACACCTGTGGAAAGCACAGATATAAAcctattttcagttttaaaaagtCAAAGCTATGCCATGCTAGTTTGTGGAGGTTCAGGTTGTGCTGATACACATGTATGAGGGATTGGTACTGCTTGAATAGCTGTCAGTTAATGCCATATAGTCCTGGCTCCCAGATTCAATAAAAGTACCAAAAAGTCCATCGAACAGTAATTTGGATACGGTTCCATGGTACTACTGTAGTTTTGGAGTGTACAGCTAATGCTAAAGAATTACAGTgaaatttgtataatttatacatatGGTAATAATTTGGTATTATGGTACATACCAAATATATTACCAATCTGATATCACTGTGCTACaataatgtcaaaatatccaGTTGAAGAGACTATAAATCATTCTCTTGTtcagtatttttgttaaaatatttattatattagatAATCGATTCACAAAACTGTTTAACTAGGTTTTATATATACACTAACACAgaagataaaaaataatgttatcagAAAGTAGATTAGGTGTGACCATATGACcatcagtatctcaaaatatttgatatatagatatataatattaaatatttatattaaaaagatTTTCAGCTACAGATGTATgtgtatatacgtgtgtgtgtgtgtgtgtgtgtgtgtgtgtgtgtgtgtgtgtgtgtgtgtgtgtaaaatataagtattttaatTAGTGGTGGGCacagataaatttttttaatctagattaatctcactgtgatctcattcgaattctgccgaaggcattcagaatatgtgtgttacccaaataaaattgacaaacagtaagtctttgaaaaggggtttatcaagctaggtggtgcattagaaaaggggctttgcatatttttttacgcacccatgttaacggattccagttgcgttccaggagcgttgcgtctgcagcagtgcagcgatcgtttacgcaCCGAGTAGcaaactgcaaacgcgtcctgtgtgaaagcacattgagtccgtgctgcaccacatagtaacgcacacggactgcatacacactgcagacggagtatgtgtgaaacaggcgtgagcaggccgtagctggggtcagtggggacccggtgaaggttgtaccagtgggccctgtttgaaattgtttaatttgtatgttcgtttatttttatttatttgtgctatttacacaatgtttaagtttttttcaagttggtaggtgtcaaggtacagaaaccaaataattaaatgtaaaatagcactggatagtcttcaatgtaaaaatgaaatatacattgaaacctacatttattcagacaccttcaacatttctcacattattacagttttgctatatatatcaataattatatctggtgtctgaataatttttggtttgactgttaaaactacaaagtaattcagtcaagagcagtgagtgattttcattttcattttcttggattaacattacagcagccagtagctaaattaggcgcagtcattttaagagacgatgaacgcatacaatataatacacatcccatttttccccaactgtttactttcacttaagaaataactgacagttttttcgagcataatttccaaggtgaatattttgacatattttgtatgtatttgtcagcacaagaacaaaaataagcaaattcggtgttcaagcgttttgagacgcctttctctgcgtgaaccCTGaacagaacaccgcggtgctgaattgggctctttcacatctttttgtttgttcaaactgcgatttgtatttgttcgttcaggtgcaggaggaacttagaggagaacttcgcagaagagagctcggttcagtgtcgctgtccgtgatacacgGCTCTCTCTCTTGTACGCACcaaacacagcgcgcgagtaaccagctgctctgttcagcttttccttgtcttgtttttggatgctttaatgtttaaatcgacaagcggtaaggcttaaatacacgtgaaaaagataagctttcgtgacgatgcgcagcagtggcaactgtcctgagcatctttttaggctgaccTCAGCCAGGCGGttatcagtgttgccagattggaaatgtccaagtatcgtaccagaagttcaaaattatcgtatctggaagaaaattatcgtacactagtcaaaagagttatttatctattttaaaccaacaacattttgacatgacctgcaaattaccacaatagataacaaggcgtattgttggacggaatcagtgagacaaaatactatcccattattttcagtgactgtctgcgtcgcggcgcatattaaaacatattaaaatgatttttaacacttgctttgtcgcctccagtgaagaaggaatttagctgttgctgcgtggtgcagttaactccacatctgagccgctgtcatcggaatcctgagtgttgccagatgttgaaggggttcttgctgtcataGACCGCAACTaatgctcgttggctttaaagcagggcactctcctgcattcttaacagaccctgaggtgcacacgaacgcattcaCGAAcctctgtaatgagccgatttcgtgtatgagcaaagaagccctatgactgcaactaccctcATTTAAACTTTCAtagaattctgaaattatcgtacattacgggattttttcattattgatcgtacatcgtacagaggtaaatattatcgtacaaatacgataattatcgtacatctggcaacactggcggttatataaaatatcaaggtgaaagtcatcatagcttgcttagtatagacccagctcccaacccgacttttagaatagattaacggcgatattttttttatcgcccgataagagcctcacgttaacgcagcacattAACGCCGATAACTGCCCACcactaattttaatataaatatgattattttaaatatatgaatcaGCTGGTATTACAAGTAGATAATACTCTTCTTTTACAGAATGAAACCGTAAACCTTTGACTATGCAGTAAGAAAAAATACTAACTTAATCTGTTGTATATTATGTTTTGATGCCTGATTACACTACTTCAAaagaaaatgaattttttttgcagctttattgagcttttttttaattgtgtaaatCTACAGATTCAGCTATCATATTATTTTTCTACCATTCTTTGGCTGTAtacatatctgtatatatatcaGCCAAAGAAATCTGGCATCATATTTGTTTGTAAGTTATTCTGTGTGATGAAAGCTAACGTTAATCTATGTCGTACTCAGGTCACGTTGAGCCCATGCAGTGGTCTATGCTAGCCCTGCTGCTCTTGTCCTGCAGCCAGATGTTTGCCCAGCACCCAGGTGATATCTGTCCACAAAAGACAGACCACGGACAGCATGATGTCACGACAAACCCTGTGCCGACCGTGGATCCTAAACTCTTCAACAAGAGACGGTACCGCTCACCCCGCGTTCTGTTCAGCGAACAACCCCCCGACTCAGAGCCTTCTGGACACCAGACGAGGAGCAGGACGAAGAGGAAAGCAGGAGCACCTCAACACCGCGGAGTTTACTCCGTCTGCGAGAGCATTAGCACTTGGGAGGGAAATAAAACCAAAGCTACGGACATCTCGGGCAATGAGGTCACCGTCTTGCCTGATGTAATCATCAACAACTCCAAGAAAAAGCAGTACTTTTTTGAGACGACGTGCAGCAGCGGGCGGACTGGAGGATCCGGGTGTTTGGGAATCGATGCACGCCATTGGAACTCGTACTGCACCAATTCACACACGTTTGTGCGAGCACTGACTTCATTCAAGAACCTGGTGGCCTGGAGACTCATAAGAATCAATGTAGCTTGTGTATGTGTGCTGAGCCGAAAGTCTTGGAGACAATAACAAACTGGCTGCTTTTCAACACGCCAGCGCCAGCCTTGTGATATCAGACTCATATTCCTCTGTGATGTGATGGTGGACATTTTCCTTGTGCAAACCATTAAAGACAACTTCTGACATAAAACAGACCATCTAAGGAGGATAAATGTGATGTGTTTTTGTCATAGGACACTACAATGGACTTTTTTCAGTTCTTTTTTAAGTCTTGTTAAGATAATTGTTTTTTGATTGTAGCATTACAAGAACATGTACATTGTTGTGTGTGGTTAACTGTTATTTATTAAACCGCATCATTATTGTCTAGTTGATTTTGTGCATATTAGGAGATGAGGTCATTTTAAAGGAACATTTTGAGTTAAATACAACTTTAAAttaaaagtctgtcatcatttattcattcttgaAATCCTCAGTCTCTGTTCATTACAACTGCATTGACCTTTTGTCATTTTTCGGTTCtgtagaagaaataaagtcatatgggtttggaacgacatgagagtgagtaaacgatgacagaaacTTCACTTTTGGATGAACTTATTGCCAATGTGACTTTAAAAGTAACCTAATTTACTAACTAGCACATGTTCCTGGTATTATTGATTGAAAAAGAAAATGActaaatgacttttatttttgGCTGATGTCACTAAGCCCCTCCAACCACTTGTCAACTAATTTCCACAGACATCTTGTCAGTCAGTCACCAATGGTTTAAAAAGTCCTGGGCCCAATTGCAAGAAGTATATTGTCAAGGGTTTTCTTAACCTTAGGGACTTCTTACAGATGTCTACTGGCCtacatgttcttgttaaataTCTTGATTCTGAAACATATCATCTTATCAAATTAAAAGGGTTTGGAAATGGTAAAACAAATCTGTTTCATGTTGACCTAAGTTCTTAATAGAGCATTTGTGTTGTTGGTTACCACAGAagataatttgacatgaaaaataaatatgaaaaaagagttgttgtttttttccacagTGCACTTAATGAAGTCTAGTAGACAAGCATGAATAAATACTTAcaaggatagttcactcaaaaaaattttGATTTAAAGATTTATTCTAATGCTGTATGACCTTCTTTTTTTGGAGAGGAAAAAACACCCAAACGTTGCATGTTAGCATGAAACACTAAATGGTTTAATAGAATTGTTTATCAACCAACTAAAAAAGTTAAACCCAGTTAACTTCACTTTGTGTTTGCTCAAGAATACCAGTTAAAAACATGGAAGGAAACCAGAATAACCAGAGGTTCACTGATTTAGAAAAATAGATCAATTTTACAGGTCAAATAAACTTAAGTTATAAGATAAATGACCAATGTAATTGCATTGCTATGAATATTTCACATTGTTCAGATTATTTTCTGTGGCCATCAACGGCATGCCATACTGTTGACAGAGCCAAATcaagaatattcctttaaatattttcCATTGTGCTGTAAGCCCACAAAAAGCAGTTGACTTTACAGAACAGCCTCAGTTTAAGCTTtcggaattagttttttttttttttctggatttgatGTTAAAAAAAGCTGTGACTCAGACACGACCTCCAGCCATGTGGTAGAAAAACTAAAACGGTCAGGGCAAATTTTGTCAGACACTTTAAGTAAGCCGGAAAGTTTGTTGAAACTGTTGGTGGGACCGACCTCACATCTCAACAGATGTGCCTCACACACATGGAAACGGACCTACGCTGGAATGCATTAAACGTTCCCCTTCCAGACTAGAGGCTTCTACGTGATGCCTAGAGAAATGGCCTTCACAGTGAAAATCGTTAAAAAGCAATTCTAACAACCACAAACAGGTGTGTCACTCCAATCAGACTTTGAATACATTTGTTTAGGCAGCATGTGGAAGTCTTAAAAAAACAGATGGAGCACAGCCTGTGAGACCCACCTCAGGTTTGATTGTGTAAACAGAGGGAGACCACATGCCAAAGGTCAGGTGCACGGCCAAATGATGAGGTCATGTCTGGAAGCCTGAAAGCCACAGGTCTGCAAGGTCAGACGTCAAAGTTCGGGTGGAATAATCAACAGCATTGTTAGGTTTATGTAACATAACCCATGAGGTCCTTCATCAGCACTTGTTTGTTTAGCGATATAGTGCGGGTCAAGTAAAAGGGTCATCATTTCAAACAAAGTCACTTTCACACAACCATTTGCTCTCATTAGAAGAGGATGTTTTGTGATcaaaagttatttcaaacacctCTGTGTACTCTGTGTAATTTTCCTCACAGTCATGTTAATGGAACAAACAAGCTTGTCTATAATTGTTTGTAGGACAGCTCCCTACGGAGAGTCTGTTGTGACAAATCCAAGAGAGCCGCTTTTGTTTAATTCACAAAGAATATTAACGAGATTAATGAACTGTGGATGGTAGATACTGACACACTGTGGGGATTTCAAACAAGGCTACGGCCACCCCTCCGTGTGCGTACTACACGGATTTATCGTTTTCAGAAAGGCTGAAGATTCCATAATTACATTCACATAAAAATATCAAAGTATTAATCGAGAGATAACAGTGAAATCATTTTATAAGCAATAAGTTGTAGGCTACACAGTAAACAACGTGGACGgagcaattaaaaaacaaacaatagtCGCCCTCTAGTGGTTAATTCCCAAATGTACAATGGATGAGGACATTAGGCCTATTTAATGTTGCTATTCTCTTCTATTATAGTATGAATGAgtgccttttttctttttgtgcaaAAATAAGATTCCAGATGTTATGTCACTCAATGTTACTTGCCATTGGCCCGTTGTTGTACAATATTGACAGTACACGTGTTTTTAGTATAGCCTACATGTTTTTTTCACTAGAGGGAGCACTGCTATTACAATCTTCCTCTATGTTGTTTAAATTAACGTAACATAATTAATCATATACTAAGTACTTATATTAAAAATCACATGTCCTGATTTCATTGCAGCTTTATAGAAGGCCGTTTATTCAAGAGTTTACTTGATTCATAGGGAAATAAAACCTGAGAtaacatttgaattattttgtatatatattatttccgCTTTGATATTAATCAGAGATGACCACAATAAatcccttaaagggttagttcacccagatagcaaaattaagtcattaattactcaccctcatgttgttccaaacccgtgagacctccgtttatctttggaacacggtttaagatattttagatttagttcgagagctctcagtccctccattgaagctgtgtgtacggtatactgtccatggtaagaaaaacatcatcaaagtagtccatgtgccatcagagggtcagttagaattttttgaagcatcgaaaatacattttggtccaaaaatagcaaaaatgacgactttattcagcattgtcttctcttccgtgtctgttgtgagagagagttcaaaacaaagcagtctggatatctggttcgcgaacgaatcattcagttcaccaaatcgaactgaatcgttttgaacgattcgcatctctaatacgcattaatccacaaatgacttaagctgttaacttttttaatgtggctgacactccctctgagttcaaacaaaccaatatcccggagtaattcatttactcaaacagtacactgactgaactgctgtgaagagagaactgaaaacATTACTAATATGTTggtgtaattttaaaatatgttattctTTTTAGATTCATATCAGTGTCATAAAGTCTATACTGTGTCCTGGATGTATTTGAAAACCATACTTAGATTTTGCTGGCTGTATAATCATGAACTCAGATGATGGTCAAAGCCAACAGTGTTACTCAGACATTATGTTTTATAAACCTAGCTGGCCATTGTACTTTGAGAGATGGGTTGTGTTTATACATCAtgtattaaagtattttaaagtttatacAAAACAGTTAAGGTCAAAGACTATTACCAAAGTAAATATAACTTAgctatataatttatgtataatGTAGAGGCTGGGTTTTACATGTAAAAATACATGAACACTCATGGGTTtgaataaatatagtaaaacgACAGCCTCTCCTGAAAATGTGAGAAAGATTTTAAGATCATCTCAGTGAGTCTAAAAATCTTTTATtgcgatttatatatatatatatatatatatatatatatatatatatatatatatatatatatatatatatatatatatatatatatatatatatatatatatatataatatgatttttaaaaatagatctatctatctatctatctatctatctatctatctatctatctatctatctatctatctatctatctatctatctatctatctatctatctatctatctatctatctatccatagcTGGACCAATGGGCGGTGCTGATCCGCGTGcgctctctagctctctctctcacacacacacacagtcacagacgAAGTGCAGCGATAGTGTTGACGGTCCGTGAGTAGATTCTGCTTAAGCAATATTCCTGACCTACATATCTGCGCAAACATTTTGGTCGAAACGGCAGGCAGGATGAGTAAAGTCCAGGGCTGCATGAAATGTGTCAAATACCTGCTGTTCGTCTTCAACTTCATATTCTGGGTGAGTGCTGGTGATATCTGAGTGATGATGTCACGCATGCATACTTTGATTTAGAGCGAAATGCACGAAAGCAAATGTAACGTGCATTTGTTGTGACCTGTTTGTCCTGGAGTTGCTCAACATGTGTATGATGCTCTTTCTGTTTTAACGCGAAAATGTGGCAGCTCTCTGTGGACTCTGGGATGCAGATGATTTTGTAAAGTACTAGCCTAGTTGGTGACAGATGTTGGTCGTGTCTCAAATTTAGTGAGCTACCTACCTGGACAACACTTCTGAGAATCATGGGCACGTGCAGATATTTTGAGCGTCGTACGTGCATCAAGCGCCTCAGATGCTCAATATCTACTAGATAGACAGCCACCATGTACCTTTGTTTTAGAGGAAATCTGCAATTTTATTAGTATACTTTCCATTGGTTATTAATATAGGGGAGTGTTTCTCaagtgaatattttttttgcGTGGATTGGAGACAGTCGCTGGGCACAATTGGAAGTTTAAAATGGAAAAAGATGGAGAAAAAACAcctacacaaacacatatacagtatattctttctgctgctctctctctctctataatttAGTACTGTCAGAGg from Carassius carassius chromosome 17, fCarCar2.1, whole genome shotgun sequence includes the following:
- the ngfb gene encoding nerve growth factor; translation: MSYSGHVEPMQWSMLALLLLSCSQMFAQHPGDICPQKTDHGQHDVTTNPVPTVDPKLFNKRRYRSPRVLFSEQPPDSEPSGHQTRSRTKRKAGAPQHRGVYSVCESISTWEGNKTKATDISGNEVTVLPDVIINNSKKKQYFFETTCSSGRTGGSGCLGIDARHWNSYCTNSHTFVRALTSFKNLVAWRLIRINVACVCVLSRKSWRQ